DNA sequence from the Streptomyces sp. NBC_01264 genome:
GGCTTGTTACGTGTCGTTCGGTCGAGGAGCATGCGGAATCCCTTGCTTTCGTGCTGTCCACTGCGGCCCCACTTAGGGCAGGCAAACCGTACCCCGGGGAAGTGAGGTAAGCCTAGCCTAAGTGGTAACGCTCTGGTTTCAGCTGCCCGCACTCTGGACGGGTTCGCTCCGGACGTGGGTCCGCCCGATCGGCACGACGAGCGGCCGGTCGCCCACCGGATCGTCAATCACCATGGCACGCAGGCCGAACGTCTCCTGCAGCAGCTCGGCGGTCAGCACCTCGCGCGGATGCCCCTGGGCCAGCACCGAACCGGCCTTCATCACGATCAGGTTGTCGCTGTAGCGCGCGGCCAGGTTGAGGTCGTGCAGCACCATGACCACGGTGCATCCCGACTCGTGCAGGTCGTCCACCAGGTCGAGCACGTCGACGGCGTGCGCCAGGTCGAGATAGGTGGTGGGCTCGTCGAGCAGCAGCAGGTCGGTGCCCTGAGCGAGGGTCATGGATATCCACACGCGTTGACGCTGCCCGCCGGAGAGGGCGTCGACGGGCCGGTCGGCCAGGTCGGCGACCCCCGTCATCTCCAGCGCGCGCTCCACGACGGAGGCGTCGTCCGAGGACCACTGGCGCAGCCAGCTCTGGTGCGGATGCCGGCCCCTGGCGACCAGGTCGGCCACGGTCAGACCCTCCGGCGCGACCGGCGCCTGGGGCAGCAGGCCGAGCTTCTTCGCCACGTCCCTGGTCCGCAGCCGGGCGATGTCCTCACCGTCCAGGACCACGG
Encoded proteins:
- a CDS encoding ABC transporter ATP-binding protein gives rise to the protein MGAQSITGIQSRVEGVPRLAARGVTVGYGDRTVIDSLDVSIPPGVVTTIIGPNGCGKSTLLRTLSRLLKPTSGSVVLDGEDIARLRTRDVAKKLGLLPQAPVAPEGLTVADLVARGRHPHQSWLRQWSSDDASVVERALEMTGVADLADRPVDALSGGQRQRVWISMTLAQGTDLLLLDEPTTYLDLAHAVDVLDLVDDLHESGCTVVMVLHDLNLAARYSDNLIVMKAGSVLAQGHPREVLTAELLQETFGLRAMVIDDPVGDRPLVVPIGRTHVRSEPVQSAGS